AGCCGTCGGAATTCGCCAAGCTGGCGACCGCATTGATGCTGGCTCGCTACCTCGCCCGGGCGAACACCCGCGAGCTGTCTCTGCGGCAGATCGCCGAGGCGCTGGGGATCGTCGCCCTGCCGATGGGGCTCACGGTGCTCGAGCCCGACATGGGCGGGGCGGCGATGTTCGTGCCGATCGCCGCCGGCATGCTGCTCGTCTGCGGGATTCCGTGGCGGATGCTGGCCGCGGCGGCATTGGTGGTGGTGCTCTCCGGGGCCGTGGCCTGGGGCTTCGCCATGCAGCCGTACCAGAAGCAGCGAGTCCTCACCTTCCTCGATCCGGGCCGCGACCCGAGCGGCGCCGGCTACCAGGCGCGGCAGAGCAAGATCGCGGTGGGCTCCGGAGAGCTCTCGGGCAAGGGCTACATGCAGGGCAGTCAGAGCCAGCTGCGCTTCCTCCCGGCCCGCCACACCGACTTCATCCTTGCCGTGCTTGCCGAGGAGTGGGGCTTCCTCGGTGTGGCCACGGTACTCGGGCTCTACGCCCTCTACATCGGCAACGCCGCGGCGGTGGCCATGCGGGCTCGCGACCGCGCCGGCATCCTGCTCGTCGTCGGCCTGGTCTCCATGGTGGCTTTCCACGTGCTCTACAACTGCTCGATGGTCATCGGACTGCTGCCGATCACCGGGATCCCGCTGCCGTTTCTCTCCTACGGCGGTTCGTTTACCTTGATCATCTGCCTGGCCACCGGGCTCATCCTCAACGTCGACTACCGCCGGTACGTCAACCGGTGAGGGATAATCAGCCCATGGCCCACAAGATGCTCGTCGAGTCGGACCCGTACCAGACCCGCATCGCGGTGCTGGAGGACGACCGGCTGACCGAGATCTTCGTCGAGCGGCACCTGCAGCGCGGGGTCGTCGGCAACGTCTACAAGGGGCGAGTCTCGCGGGTCCTGCCGGGGATGCAGGCGGCGTTCGTCGACATCGGTCTCGAACGTGACGCCTTCCTCTACGTCTCCGACGTCATCGATCACCTCGAGGTGTTCGAGGAGCTCGAGGACGGGGCGAGCGAGGACGTCCAGGCCTCCGCCGGCAACGGGGCGCCGCACACCATCGACGAGCTGCTCAAGGCAGGCCAGGAGATCATCGTTCAGGCCACCAAGGATCCGCTGCCGAACAAGGGCGCGCGGGTCTCGACGCAGATCACCCTGCCGGGTCGCTACCTCGTGATGCTGCCCACCGTCCGCCACCTCGGCGTCTCGCGGCGCATCGAGGAAGAGGCCGAACGCACCCGCCTGCGCGAGCTGATCGACGAGCTCGCCGCCAAGAGCGGCGCCGGTTGGATCGTTCGCACCGCCGGGGAGGGGAAGGGGAGCGAGGAGTTCGAGGCCGACCGGGTCTACCTCTCCGGTCTGTGGAAGCGTATCCGCGAGCGGGCCGAACGCTCCGGCGCGCCGACGCTTCTGCACCAGGATCTCGACCTGGCGCTGCGGGTCGTCCGCGACCTGGTCTCCGCCAACTACTCGGTGATCTGGGTCGATGGCGAGGACACCTACGAGCGGATCGTCGACTTCCTCGACCAGGTCCAGCCGGCGCTCGTCGGGCGGGTCAAGCTCGACCGCCAGGCGGTCGGGCTCTTCGAGCGCTTCGGCATCGAGAGCGAGATCGAGGCGGCGCTCAAGAGCAAGGTCTGGCTGAAATCCGGCGGCTATCTGGTGATCAACCCGACCGAGGCGCTGGTGGCGATCGACGTCAACACCGGGCGGTTCGTCGGGCGCCACAACCTCGAGGACACGGCGTTGCGCACCAACCTCGAGGCGGTCGAAGAGGTGGTGCGGCAGATCCGCCTGCGCGACCTCGGCGGGATCATCGTCCTCGACCTGATCGACATGACCGAGAAGGAGCACCGCGAGCAGGTGTTCGAGGCGCTCGAGCGCGAGTTGCGCAAGGACCGCGCCAAGTACAAGGTGCTGTCGATTTCCGAGTTCGGACTGGTCGAGATCACCCGCAAGCGGAGTCGCACCAACCTCGAGAGGCTGCTCACCCAGCCCTGCCCGTATTGCGGCGGCGGCGGCCGGGTCAAGTCGGTGACCACGCTCTGTCTCGCGCTGCGGCGCGAGGCGCTGAAGCTGCGGGGAACGCTCACCTCGCGCGAGCTGCTGCTGCGCGTTCACCCCGAGGTGGCGCGGGCGCTGCAAAAGGAAGAGCACGCGGTGGTCGAAGAGCTCGAACGCGCCCTCGCCGTGGCGATCCTGCTCCAGGGCGACCCGAAGCTGCATCACGAGAGCTTCGACATCCTCGAGGTTTGAGCGCTTGGGCGGCGAGGTTAGCCCGCGCGTCGACCCGGCAGGCGCGGCCCCGGCATTTCGTTCCTTCGCCACCGCCGACTGGCGAGGCGAAGCGACGACGCGACTCGATGCGGCGAGCCTTGCCGGCGAAGCCTGCCGGCTCGCCGATCCGGCGTGCGCCACCCGCACCCTGCACTGGGGTCGCAACTACCTCTACGTCACGACGCTGGAGCTCCCGGAGGGCGCGGTCGAGGTCGTCGTCAAGCAGTTCCGCCATGACGGGAGGCGTGCCCAGCTCGACCGGCGGCTGAAAGGCAGCAAGGCGGAGCGCAGCTTCCGGGCCGCGGTGGCGCTCGCTGCGGCCGGCATCCCGACGCCCGAGCCGCTGCTGCTCGTCGAGTCCACCCGGCCGAACGGTCCGTCGTTCTTCGTCTGCCGCCTCGCGAGCGGCGGGCTCGAAGCGCGCTACTACTTCCGCGCGCTGCTCGCCGGCCGCGAGGCCGAGGAATATCCCGCGGTCGCACCCGAAGCGCTGGTCGACGCCATCGCGCACCTGTTGCGCCGGCTCCACGCCGTTCCCTGCTGGCACCGCGACGTCTCGATCGGCAACTTGCTCATCACCCCGGGGGCGTCGCCGTCCGAGGCGCCGCACCTCGTGCTGCTCGACCTCAACCGCTGTCGGCTCAGTCGGCCGCTTTCGACGAGCGAGCGCACCCGCGACCTCTGCCGGCTTCCGCTGCTCCGTCCGGATCTCCAGGCGCGCCTGCTGCAGGCCTATTGGCAGGGCGACCTGACGGCAGCACGTCGAGCGCTCTACCGGCTCGATCAGCGCCTCTTTCTGGCCCGCCATCGGATCAAGCCGGCGTTGCGGGCGCTCGGCTCGCGCCTGCGTGGGCTGCTCGCCGGCCGGACCGTCCACCCCCACATCCCACTGCCGCCCGTGGGAGCACGGGTCCAGGACCGGGCCGTGTGGGATCCCCTCTCCGATCAACCGCACCTGCATGCGGGGCGCTCCGGCCGGGCCCTGGTGCGGCTGCAGGCCGCGCCGACCCACCTGCGCGCGCTCGCTGCGGCGACGGTCGGGCTGGTCCGGGCGAGAGGGCGGTATCGCGAGCTGCTCGACGGCGCCTTCCGGCAGCCCGGGTCGATCGACGGGCTCGGCGTCGCGCTGCGGCCCTGGCCGCAAGATCCGCCGGCGCTGCTCACCGCCGTCGACGAGCTCGGCGTCCGGCGGTTCCTCCTCCGTCTCCATCCCTGGGCCGAGCGGCACGACGACGAGGAGGCGCTCGCCCGAGAGCTCGCGGCACGCGGTTGCGAGCTGGCGTTCGCGCTCCCGCAGACGCGCGAGCTGGTGCGCGACCGCCCCCGCTGGCGCGCCGCGGTCGCCGAGCTCGCGGAACGCTTCTCGCCCTTCGGCCGTCACTTCCAGGTCGGGCAGGCGATCAACCGCAGCAAGTGGGGCGTCTGGACGCCGGCAGAGTACCTCGGCCTCGCCGCCGACGCGGCGGAGATCCTCCGGCAACACCCCGGCGTCGAGATCCTGGGCCCGGCGGTGATCGACTTCGAGCCGCATGCGCTCGCCGCCGTGCTCGGGCTCGGTGGCCCGGAGCTGCGCTTCGACGCGGTCTCGGCGCTCCTCTACGTCGACCGCCGCGGTGCGCCGGAGAACCACCAGCTCGGCTTCGACACGCTCGGCAAACTGGCGCTCTTTCGTGCCCTCGCCGCGACCTCGCGGCGCGGGGCCGATCGCCTCTGGGTCACCGAGGTGAACTGGCCGTTGCGCGAAGGACCACACTCGCCGGCTGGAAGGAAAGTCGCCGTCGACGAAGCGACGCAGGCCGACTATCTCGCGCGCTACGCGCTCCTCGCCCTGGGCAGCGGCCTGGCCGAGCGCGTCTACTGGTGGCAGCTCGTCGCCAAAGGCTATGGTCTCATCGACCCGCAGCCCGACGGCACCCTGCGTCGCCGGCCGGCGTTCGCCGCCCTTCGCGGGCTGCGGGCTCACCTCGCCGACGCCACGGTGGTAGGCCGACGCCCCGCGCCGCCGGGAACCTGGTGGCTCGAGGTGCGGACGCGCGCCGGGGAGGCGCGCCTGCTGGGCTGGAGCACGGTCGGTCGGCTCGCCGCCGTGCCGCCGGCCGGGCTCGGCACGATCCGTGAGATCGCCGCGCTCGGTGGGGGGGCGCCGGCACCGGAGGCGGCGGCGCCGATTCTCGACGCGACGGTGCGCCTCTTCGCGGTCGACTGACGGGCGCGCTGCGCGGGGAGGCGGCACGGGTTTCGCATCGGATGCGAAGCCCGAAAGGAGTGAGAACCCGCCCATGCTCCGAACCCCCCGGTCGCGATCGCTACTCGTCCTCTTCCTCGTGTCGCTTCCCGCCCTTGCCGCTTCGGCGCCCCCGCCGCCCGGCGACCCGCGGCGCACGCCGGTGGTCGAAGTCGTCGATCGTGTCTCGCCGGCTGTGGTCAACATCGCCGCCGAGTCGATCGTCCGCGAGGTCGATCCGTTCTTCGGTCGCTTCTTCGGCGGCACCTCGCGCCGCGCCCAGTCGCTCGGCTCGGGTCTCATCGTCGACGCCAAAGGGCTCGTGGTCACCAATGCCCATGTCATCGAGGGGGCCTCGCGGATCGTCGTGACGACGCTCGACGGGCGCGAGCTCGAGGCCGATGTTCTCGGCTCGGACCGGGGTGCCGATCTGGCGCTGCTCAAGGTGCCAGGCAACGGGCTGCCGGCGACGCCGCTCGGTCGCAGCGGCGACCTGTTGATCGGCGAGACGGTGGTGGCGATCGGCAACCCGTTCGGTCTCTCGCACACCGTGACCACCGGCGTGCTCTCGGCACGGGGGCGTTCGGTGCCCGCCGAGAGCGGCGAGCTCGTCTACACCGACTTCCTGCAGACCGATGCCTCGATCAACCCCGGCAACTCCGGCGGGCCCCTGGTCAATCTGGCGGGCGACGTCGTCGGGATCAACACGGCGATCGTCCAGGGGGCCAACAGCATCGGGTTCGCGATTCCGGCCGATCGAGCGCGCCGCGTGGTCGAGGACCTGCTGCGCTTCGGCGAGCTGCAGCCGCTCTGGACCGGAATGCGGCTGCTGACGGTCGATCCGGAGCTGGCGCGTCGCGAGGGCTTCGCCGCCACCCGCGGCGCCTACGTCGACAAGGTCTTCGCCGGCTCGCCGGCGCTCGAGGCGGGGCTCTCCGAAGGCGACATCGTCGTCGCGGCGGCAGGCAAGCCGGTCGTCCTGCGCGAGGACGTCGCCACCGCCTTCACCACGGCCGGGCCGGATGTGCCGCTCGATCTCGAAGTGCGACGGGGCGAAAGCACCTTGCACAAGCGGCTCGCCGCCGCCCGTCCGGCGAGGCAGCTCGGACGGAGACTGCTCGTCGAGCTCGTGGGGCTCGAGGTCGAGACGCGGGCGAAGGCCCTCGTCGTCTCCGCCGTCTCGCCGCGCTCCGCCGCGGCGCGCCGCGGGCTCGAGGTCGGCGACCAGATCCTCTCGGCCAACGGGCAGCGGCTCGAGGACCCCGAGTCGCTCGACCGCGAGGTCCTCCGCGCCATCGAGCGCGGTGGCCTGCTGCTGGTCGTCGGCCGCGGCCGCTACGCCTACAACCTGTCGTTCCCGATGTGACGGGCGCGGAGCGGCCGGCGGCTCAGTCGAGATCGAACGGCCGCGCCGGTGGGCCGGATTCGGGCTCTTCTTCGGCGCGCTTCATCGCCTCGCGGAACTTCTCCTCGAGCAGGCGGTCGCGATCGGCGAGCGCGGCCTTCTCGCGTTCGAAGAGCTGCTCGGCGCGCTCCTTCTGCTCGCCGAGACCGGCGAGCAGCGAATCGAAGTCCTTGCCGCCGGCAAGCGGCTCACGCGCCTTCTTGTGCGAGAGGACCTCGCCGGTCGCCGCGTCGACCACCAGATCGCAGGCGCATTCGGGGCAACGCACGTGGAGTCGTCCGGGGGCGCTCATGGAGCGGATGATAGTGCAGCGCGGCGACCGACCCCCGAGCTCGACCGGAGGCACGGGTTAGAATGCCCCGGACTCTTTCGCCGATGCTGAGCGCCGCCCGCACGCTTTTCGAGCACCGCGCCCTTCTGCTGACGCTGACGGCGCGCGAGATCAAGGCGCGCTATCGCGGCTCGGCGCTCGGATTCCTCTGGTCACTCGTCAACCCGCTGCTGCTTCTGGCGGTCTACTCGTTCGTCTTCAGTGTCGTCCTGCAGCAGCGGGCGGCGGTCGAGCCGTATGCGCTCTTCCTGCTCTGCGGTCTCTTCCCCTGGATCTGGTTTGCCACCTCGCTGACCGAAGGGACGGTCTCGCTGCTCGCCAACGCCGGGCTCATCCGGCGAGCCGTCTTCCCCATCGAGCTTCTGCCGGCCGTCGCGGTGGCGGCGAATTTCGTCCACTTCCTCTTCGCGCTGCCGGTGTTGGTGGCCGGGCTCGCGGTCGGTCGGGTGCTCGGCTATCCGGTGGGGGGGTGGAGCTCCCTGGCGCTGCCGGCGATCGCCCTGCTGCAGCTCGTGCTGACCTGCGGGCTCGCGCTCGGCCTCGCGGCGCTGCACGTCCACTTCAAGGACGTCAAGGACATCCTGGCCAATCTGCTGACCCTGTTCTTCTTCCTCACGCCGGTGCTCTACCCGATGGCGGCGGTGGCGCATCCGGCGCTGCGCGCGATCGTGCGTCTCTCGCCGATGGCGCCCTTCGTCCTGGCGTACCAGCAGTCGCTTTTCGCGGGACAGGTCCCGTCCGCCTCGCTCTGGCTGCAGATGGCCCTCGTCGCGCTCTGCGGGTGGCTCGTCGGTGCCGGGCTGTTTGCGCGGCTGCGCGAGACGTTGGTGGAGGCCGCATGAGCACCCCGGCGGTCGTCGTCGAGGGGATGAGCAAGCTCTACCGGCGCGTCGGACCGGGGCATCGTCTGCGCACGCTCAAGAGCGCCCTGCTCGACCGCTCGCTGGTCGGCAACCTGCCGCCCGGCGAGGCGATTCCGGCGCTCACCGACCTGAACTTCACGGTCGAGAAGGGAGAGGCCTTCGGCGTCGTCGGCTCGAACGGCTCGGGCAAGTCGACGCTGCTCAAGCTCCTGGCCGGCATCCTCCGGCCGACGACCGGGCGGCTGGTCGTCGACGGCCGCGTCGCCGCGCTCATCGAGCTCGGCGCCGGGTTCCATCCGGAGATCTCCGGGCGCGAGAACGTCTTCATCAACGGCGCCGTGCTCGGGTTGCCGAAGCGCGAGATCGAGCGCCGCTACGAGAGCATCGTCGAGTTCTCGGGCCTCGCCGACTTCATGGAGGAGCCGGTCAAGAACTACTCCTCGGGGATGTACGTGCGGCTCGGTTTCGCCGTGGCGATTCACACCGACCCCGACGTGCTGCTGGTCGACGAGGTCCTGGCGGTCGGCGACGAGGCGTTCGCCCATCGCTGCCTGCGGCGCATCGACGAGCTGCTCGCCGAGGGGCGCACGGTGCTCTTCGTGAGCCATTCGCTCGGCCTGGTGGAAGACCTGTGCGACCGCGTGTTGTGGATCGAGCGCGGTCACCAGCGGGCGCTCGGCCCGCCGCGCTTCGTCGTCGACGCCTACCGTCAGGCGGTGGCCGAGGAGGAGAGCCGCGGGCATCGCGAAGCCAAGGAGAAGCGGGAGTCGGAAGAGCGCGGCGAGACAGAGCCGGCCACCGCGGAGCTCGCCGTCGAGCCGGCGGGCGAGGTTCTGCGCTGGGGATCGGGAGCGGCGCAGATCGAGTCGGTGCGCCTGCTCGGCGGCGACGGCGGCGAGCGCTACCACTTCGCCACCGGCGAGGACCTCGTCGTCGAGATCTCGGCGGTGGCGCGCGAGGCGCTCGACGACTTCGTCTTCGGCGTCGCCCTGTCCACGCCGCGCGGCGTCGAATGCTGGGGGACGAACACCGACCTCGAGGGGTTCGCCGCCGAGCGTTTTGCCGGCCCCGCCACGGTCCGCCTGGTTTGTCCGGGGTTGCGCCTCGCCCCCGGGGAGTACCTGCTCGACGTGGCGGTGCACGCGCGCAACGGAGCGCCGTACGACTATCGCCGCAAGCTCCTCTCCTTCTCCGTCACCGCCCCTCACGGCGGCATCGGGGTCTACTTTCCCGAGCACGCCTGGGAGTTCGCCGGCGGCGTCGCGTGGCAGCAGCGCGGCTGACCGCGACCGTTGCTCACCCGCTGGCGGGCCTGGCGCTGGAGCTGGCGCGCGCGGGCCTCGCGGCGGTCGACCCGCAGCGACTCGTCCGCGCCGAGCTCGAGCAGCGTCCCGTCGACGCGACGGCGTTGCTGGCGCTCGGCAAGGCGGCCGCGGCGATGGCCGCCGGCGTCGAGCCGCGCGGCCGGCCGGCCCTCCTCGTGCGACCGCGCTCGTCGCCCGCTCTCGGGGGAGCGGGATGGGAGGAGATCGAAGGCGGGCACCCCGTGCCGGACGCGACGAGTCTCGTCGCGGGACGGCGGGTGCATGCGTTCGCTTCGGCTCTCGGGCCGGGCGAGCGTCTGCTCGTGCTGCTTTCGGGGGGGGCTTCGGCCTGCCTCGAGCGTCCGGCCGCCGGCTTGTCGCTCGCCGATCTCGCGGCGACGAATCGAGCGCTCCTCGCCTCGGGGCGGGCGATCGACGAGGTCAACGCCGTCCGCAAGCACCTCTCGACGATCAAGGGGGGTGGCCTGCTGCGTGCCACCTCGGCCCGTGTCGTCGTTCTGCTGCTCTCCGATGTGCCCGGTGACGATCCGGCGACGGTGGCTTCGGGTCCGTTCGCGGCCGATCCGACGACCTTCGCCGACGCGCTCGCCGCGGTCGACGGACTGGAGATCCCACTCGCGGTGCGACGCCACCTCGAGGCGGGGGCGCGCGGCGAGCGACGCGAGACGCTCGGGGCGCATGCCCCGGAGCTGGTGCGCGTCGAGCACCGACTCCTCGCGGGCCGGGCGGCGGCCGCAGACGCCGCGGCGGCGGCGGCGGCAGCACAGGGCATCGCCGTCACGCGTGTGCTGCTGACCGGCGACGCCGAGACCGCGGCGGTCCATCTGGTCGAAGCCGGGCGACGACTCGCCGGCGAGCGGGTCGCTCTGGTGGCGAGCGGCGAGACGACGGTCGAGCTGGGGGAGAGCCCGGGCATCGGCGGGCGCAACCAGCAGCTTGCGTTGGCCGCCGCGCAGGAGCTCGCCGGCGCGAGCGGCGAGCTCCTGCTCGCTCTCGCCACCGACGGCGTCGACGGAGCCAGCCCGGCGGCGGGCGCGATCGTCGACGGCACGACCTGGGCCAGGATCGTCGCCGCGGGAATCGACCCGCGAGTCGCACTGGCCGGGCGCAACGCGACGCCGGCGCTCTCCGCGGCCGACGCGCTGCTCGCCGGCGGGGCGAGCGGAACGAACGTCGCCGATCTCGTCGTCTATCTCCGCGACCGCAGGCAGGCGACCGGTGGGTTACGATGAGCCGACGGGTGGAGGAGAGTCGACGATGAGTGAGGCCGGGTCCGCCGAACTGCCGATCAAGATCGGCGACGAAGAGCTCAAGGGGCGCTACGCGAATCTGCTCCGCATCGCTCACACGCGGGAGGAGTTCGTTCTCGACTTCATCCACCTCGTGCCGCCGCAGGGCGTGGTAACCGCGCGGGTGGTCACCAGTCCGCCGCATCTGAAGCGAATCGTCCGGGCGCTTGCCGCGAACCTGGCACGCTACGAGGAGGCGTTCGGCGTGATCCCCGAGGCTCCGGGTCCCGAGCTGCCCCCCGACGCCAACTGAAGAACGGACATGCGCGACCCCTCCTGGCCGCTCCGTGCGCCGGCGAGGCTGGCGCTCGCGCTCGTCGCCGCCAGTCTTGCCGGCGCCTGCGCGTCCTCGCGCGCACCGACGCTACCCA
This genomic window from Holophagales bacterium contains:
- a CDS encoding DUF3467 domain-containing protein → MSEAGSAELPIKIGDEELKGRYANLLRIAHTREEFVLDFIHLVPPQGVVTARVVTSPPHLKRIVRALAANLARYEEAFGVIPEAPGPELPPDAN
- a CDS encoding ABC transporter ATP-binding protein, with amino-acid sequence MSTPAVVVEGMSKLYRRVGPGHRLRTLKSALLDRSLVGNLPPGEAIPALTDLNFTVEKGEAFGVVGSNGSGKSTLLKLLAGILRPTTGRLVVDGRVAALIELGAGFHPEISGRENVFINGAVLGLPKREIERRYESIVEFSGLADFMEEPVKNYSSGMYVRLGFAVAIHTDPDVLLVDEVLAVGDEAFAHRCLRRIDELLAEGRTVLFVSHSLGLVEDLCDRVLWIERGHQRALGPPRFVVDAYRQAVAEEESRGHREAKEKRESEERGETEPATAELAVEPAGEVLRWGSGAAQIESVRLLGGDGGERYHFATGEDLVVEISAVAREALDDFVFGVALSTPRGVECWGTNTDLEGFAAERFAGPATVRLVCPGLRLAPGEYLLDVAVHARNGAPYDYRRKLLSFSVTAPHGGIGVYFPEHAWEFAGGVAWQQRG
- a CDS encoding ABC transporter permease; amino-acid sequence: MPRTLSPMLSAARTLFEHRALLLTLTAREIKARYRGSALGFLWSLVNPLLLLAVYSFVFSVVLQQRAAVEPYALFLLCGLFPWIWFATSLTEGTVSLLANAGLIRRAVFPIELLPAVAVAANFVHFLFALPVLVAGLAVGRVLGYPVGGWSSLALPAIALLQLVLTCGLALGLAALHVHFKDVKDILANLLTLFFFLTPVLYPMAAVAHPALRAIVRLSPMAPFVLAYQQSLFAGQVPSASLWLQMALVALCGWLVGAGLFARLRETLVEAA
- a CDS encoding Rne/Rng family ribonuclease, producing MAHKMLVESDPYQTRIAVLEDDRLTEIFVERHLQRGVVGNVYKGRVSRVLPGMQAAFVDIGLERDAFLYVSDVIDHLEVFEELEDGASEDVQASAGNGAPHTIDELLKAGQEIIVQATKDPLPNKGARVSTQITLPGRYLVMLPTVRHLGVSRRIEEEAERTRLRELIDELAAKSGAGWIVRTAGEGKGSEEFEADRVYLSGLWKRIRERAERSGAPTLLHQDLDLALRVVRDLVSANYSVIWVDGEDTYERIVDFLDQVQPALVGRVKLDRQAVGLFERFGIESEIEAALKSKVWLKSGGYLVINPTEALVAIDVNTGRFVGRHNLEDTALRTNLEAVEEVVRQIRLRDLGGIIVLDLIDMTEKEHREQVFEALERELRKDRAKYKVLSISEFGLVEITRKRSRTNLERLLTQPCPYCGGGGRVKSVTTLCLALRREALKLRGTLTSRELLLRVHPEVARALQKEEHAVVEELERALAVAILLQGDPKLHHESFDILEV
- a CDS encoding trypsin-like peptidase domain-containing protein, which gives rise to MLRTPRSRSLLVLFLVSLPALAASAPPPPGDPRRTPVVEVVDRVSPAVVNIAAESIVREVDPFFGRFFGGTSRRAQSLGSGLIVDAKGLVVTNAHVIEGASRIVVTTLDGRELEADVLGSDRGADLALLKVPGNGLPATPLGRSGDLLIGETVVAIGNPFGLSHTVTTGVLSARGRSVPAESGELVYTDFLQTDASINPGNSGGPLVNLAGDVVGINTAIVQGANSIGFAIPADRARRVVEDLLRFGELQPLWTGMRLLTVDPELARREGFAATRGAYVDKVFAGSPALEAGLSEGDIVVAAAGKPVVLREDVATAFTTAGPDVPLDLEVRRGESTLHKRLAAARPARQLGRRLLVELVGLEVETRAKALVVSAVSPRSAAARRGLEVGDQILSANGQRLEDPESLDREVLRAIERGGLLLVVGRGRYAYNLSFPM
- a CDS encoding DUF4147 domain-containing protein; its protein translation is MAAARLTATVAHPLAGLALELARAGLAAVDPQRLVRAELEQRPVDATALLALGKAAAAMAAGVEPRGRPALLVRPRSSPALGGAGWEEIEGGHPVPDATSLVAGRRVHAFASALGPGERLLVLLSGGASACLERPAAGLSLADLAATNRALLASGRAIDEVNAVRKHLSTIKGGGLLRATSARVVVLLLSDVPGDDPATVASGPFAADPTTFADALAAVDGLEIPLAVRRHLEAGARGERRETLGAHAPELVRVEHRLLAGRAAAADAAAAAAAAQGIAVTRVLLTGDAETAAVHLVEAGRRLAGERVALVASGETTVELGESPGIGGRNQQLALAAAQELAGASGELLLALATDGVDGASPAAGAIVDGTTWARIVAAGIDPRVALAGRNATPALSAADALLAGGASGTNVADLVVYLRDRRQATGGLR
- the rodA gene encoding rod shape-determining protein RodA produces the protein MRSTSSYHSGSFALPDERSPLRALASVRWGLLAAALALAAIGLATVHSASVELTVDYLPRQAAFLGVGLVALLLAAMVDYHFLLTFAVPFYALSQLGLVLVLFVGHQAGGAQGWFRIGSIGIQPSEFAKLATALMLARYLARANTRELSLRQIAEALGIVALPMGLTVLEPDMGGAAMFVPIAAGMLLVCGIPWRMLAAAALVVVLSGAVAWGFAMQPYQKQRVLTFLDPGRDPSGAGYQARQSKIAVGSGELSGKGYMQGSQSQLRFLPARHTDFILAVLAEEWGFLGVATVLGLYALYIGNAAAVAMRARDRAGILLVVGLVSMVAFHVLYNCSMVIGLLPITGIPLPFLSYGGSFTLIICLATGLILNVDYRRYVNR